The stretch of DNA TTTATAATTGCATATTCGCCATTTTTTATGGGAAGGATAAAAAGTCCCATATCTTTAAAAACCTGAGGACTTGATTCTCTTGTGTCTTGCTTGCACAATATACGGACTTCTTTTTCGGCAGTGTTTTTAAAATCTTGGCAAGCCCTTTTGATCTCTTCCGCTGTAATTATATAAGGTGATTATCAAAGTCATGAGCATAAATATTGTAATCTTTAAAAATTTTCTCCCATGATGCGTCGTGCATTTTAATCTCCTATTTTATAATTTGTTCTAATTAATTCCTTAATGTTTCCTCTTTTATTACCTATACAATTAATTACACGGCTTGCTTTTACTCTATCAATGTAAAATCCCTTGTAGATTGTATCAAAGAAGTCGTTTGATGGGTCCTCATTTTTAGGGTCCGAGTTTGATAGCATAAGAAAAGCTCCCCTTTTATCCATTTCGGAGAAAAATTTTGAAAGCCTTACCTGGTCTTCCTCTGTGAAACCCTCTTTTGAATATTGAGTGAAACTTGCAGTTTTACTTATTGG from Caldisericum sp. encodes:
- a CDS encoding DNA adenine methylase → MHKTRDFVHLNPPYLPISKTASFTQYSKEGFTEEDQVRLSKFFSEMDKRGAFLMLSNSDPKNEDPSNDFFDTIYKGFYIDRVKASRVINCIGNKRGNIKELIRTNYKIGD